In Colletotrichum higginsianum IMI 349063 chromosome 1, whole genome shotgun sequence, the DNA window ACACCCATTGAACAAATCACAAGAACGTATGCATCGCTGAGCCAGCAAAGGCTGCGTCATCTGCCTCAATGTCAAGTCTCCCCGATAGCGCGCGGTTGAGTAGCTGTGTGGGAAATGTCGCCGGCTCTAGTGAAGGCAGGATTCCACAAGACTGcggtgtcgatgggaatCTGACGGCAGATTTTAGTCTGGCCAGTCCCTATCGTTCCCTGGCAATCTAGCAGCCTGGCAACCACCCGAACTTTGGCGGATAGAGATCCGAGCAGGCCAGTAAGAAGGACAAGTATTACGCTCGTGGTCGTACATGAGCCGCCGTCCCGTAAACGCAGCCAGCCAGCGTGCATGGCCATACGTGCCAGGCTCAATTCCCACgtgaaggagggaggggggaactTGGACGACTGGGGATGACACGGCTGCCGGCGTTATCAAATCTCATTGGCGTTGCGGTTCAAGTATCAGCGTGTCTGACAAGGAGCTAACAGAGGCAGGATCAAGGTTACTGCGGCTTACCCTCAGCCCGTCAGCAAGATATCTACGACAAAGAGGAGTGACCCAATGAGCCCTACCTGTACCGAAAGCGAGTTGATGTTGATAGCAAGATTCCATGCATAGAGTAGGAAAGAAGAGGTGAACAAATCGGTCATTTTCCAACACAGCACCGGGAATGTCCCGAGGCTTATCTCAGTTTCAAGATTCAAACAAAGCTTTGCGAGCCCTCGGTACATTCATTCGAAATCTTAGCTGGCTCCACAGCGTTGTAATTTCACCCAATTTAGACCCCCCCGGGAGAGGCTGACGTGTGATGGTTCGTACCCAGTCATTGTTCCTCAGTACCAGTTGCAAGTTTCCCGCGCGGTTGTTGGACGCCATGACCCGTGACCAAGATGAGCAGCGTCGAGAACGCCAGCAACGAAGGAGGAGAGTTTCGAGAAGAGTCAGCGTGCATGGGTTGCGTTTACCTTCCTTgtcttcgtcttcgaccgCCTGGAGATGATGGGTACAGTGAGCTGACGCCCATACTACCACTTAGCTCGACAAGCACCCCAATCTGGCCATCTGCATCGACGATCGAAGCGAAGGATGAGAGCAATCTACACAGTGGCTTGCGATTCCGTCATAAGACGGACACCTGGATACGGCCACGTCAGTCAGTCATTTGTGTATGCTCACATGTGCTGCTGCTTTAGGCATCGAGATGGCGCTGGCCCACGAAAAGATGCCGTTTGATATAAGATGAACGGCTGCATAGCCGCACAGTCCAACTCACTTAAAGTCTTGAGGCTCTGTCTAAGCTGCTTCATGAGCCCCGAGGGATAAAAAAGGATCTGGACGAAGAAGGAAACAATGCTGTTTGGGAAATACTCCGAGGCCCTTGTGCCTATGTGCATCGTGGACCAAGCCTTGGGGACATTTGTGCCGTTCAAATCCCATTCTCCGAGTCGTACGGATATTTGTATTCCAAACCCCCCAAAAACGCCAGTTGATGAATATTTCTTTTCGCCGGGATTACCCCCCCGAAAATGCCATGTTGTTTGGTATGAGGACAAAGGTTGAACCGGCTCAAGCAACCCCTTTTCCTTTGCGCTCGCCGGTCCGGGCGAAAAGTTCCCTGAAGCTCCATTGTCCTctgtccgtctcggccgccgacccggagccggagccggagccggagacGGGGACGGAGCCGGAGGGGTTGAATAGGGAAAACCTCGAAGACAACGAGCTGGGTTTCGATGTCGCGCCGTAGACTTCGGTCGGCCGCCCTGGAACACGAGGGTTGTCAGTTCCTTATGTCTGCCCGTCTGTCTGTTCGGCTCTGGAAAATGCGAGTAATGCTGGGCAAGGCTGGGCACTGATGGGGGCAACGATGGGAGCAACGGTTGTCGCAACTCACTGATATTCCCGGCGCCTCCGATGCCGTACCCCCTGAACTGACGATCCCTGACGGCCGTCTCCCTcgcgtcatcgtcgtcctcgccggcatcgctgctcgcatcgtcgacgctcctccccctccccctccccctctccctgcTCCTCATGGTCATCCCCCTACCTCGTGCGGGCGCTGCTGCGCTGCCGGCGACTCCTGACTCGAActtgggcgccgccgccggggtcGCCGTCCCGCCCACCGCTGCCGCGACCGGGGATGGCAGCGCCGGGGCCACTGACGACACGGCGGGCCGCAAGTTCGCGGCGGACACGctgcggacgacggcgagccgTCCCTGGACGCGGacgcggtggcggcgtttGCGAGCGGGGATGAGCTGGTTCGACTCGGTCGATTCGGGGTCGATGGGGCCCgcgtcgttgccgtcgtcgtcgtgggagtgacggcgctggcccgagaaggagagcaTGATGGGATCGGCGTGGGTAGG includes these proteins:
- a CDS encoding Udp-glucuronosyl udp-glucosyltransferase; this encodes MLSFSGQRRHSHDDDGNDAGPIDPESTESNQLIPARKRRHRVRVQGRLAVVRSVSAANLRPAVSSVAPALPSPVAAAVGGTATPAAAPKFESGVAGSAAAPARGRGMTMRSRERGRGRGRSVDDASSDAGEDDDDARETAVRDRQFRGYGIGGAGNIRRPTEVYGATSKPSSLSSRFSLFNPSGSVPVSGSGSGSGSAAETDRGQWSFRELFARTGERKGKGVA